In Mytilus edulis chromosome 13, xbMytEdul2.2, whole genome shotgun sequence, a single window of DNA contains:
- the LOC139500950 gene encoding BTB/POZ domain-containing protein 2-like, with product MAEPEGTIDWQDGKSLSECMTYMLEKEIMCDVIFRVGTDHSIIKAHKYMLASRSPVFYTMFEGSCPEKGEIIVTDINSATFKVLLKYIYSDVLDLSLDNIQEVLYGAEKYMLSTMKDKCTSLLLSSVETSNAPGVFNVASHFHLEHLKLKSLEHIQKNATECLMAPNAIKMSKECMEAILRLESIYCSETDICRFLIKWASHQCEAECKTASGENLRELTGPLLYLVRFPLVDKEYFAKEIAHSGLMNSEEVISVFSSHYGRKNEFFAESVRNSKLCYNKKDCTVWRHRSVASPWYQHPGIEYDALNVKVNRNIELKSVILFGPVGNVPISVRDITVKILNDGGHEIFTQKFESCTQSSELQTVLLSEPIPINANNLFTIMVDSVKFNAYYGKQCKQKCRIDDIVITFENSPNCTTGTSVEQGQIAGIEFNA from the exons ATGGCTGAACCAGAGGGAACGATAGACTGGCAAGATGGCAAATCACTATCAGAATGTATGACGTATATGCTAGAGAAAGAAATTATGTGTGACGTCATTTTCCGTGTTGGAACAGATCATAGTATTATCAAAGCGCACAAATACATGTTGGCAAGCCGAAGTCCAGTGTTTTATACCATGTTTGAAGGTTCTTGTCCTGAAAAGGGAGAAATCATCGTAACAGATATAAATTCAGCAACCTTTAAAGTTTTGTTGAA GTATATTTATTCAGATGTACTGGATCTTTCACTTGACAACATTCAAGAAGTGCTTTATGGAGCCGAAAAGTATATGCTATCAACAATGAAAGATAAATGTACGAGTCTGCTCTTATCGTCAGTTGAAACATCGAATGCTCCAGGGGTTTTCAATGTTGCATCTCATTTTCACCTTGAGCATCTTAAACTCAAGAGTCTCGAGCATATTCAGAAAAATGCAACTGAATGCCTGATGGCGCCAAATGCTATTAAAATGTCAAAAGAATGTATGGAAGCTATCCTTAGATTGGAATCCATATATTGTTCCGAAACAGATATTTGCCGATTTCTTATAAAGTGGGCAAGTCACCAATGTGAGGCCGAATGTAAAACGGCATCTGGTGAAAACCTGCGAGAACTAACTGGTCCCTTGTTGTATCTGGTCCGGTTTCCGCTGGTTGACAAAGAGTATTTTGCAAAAGAGATTGCCCATTCTGGTCTGATGAATTCGGAAGAAGTAATTAGTGTGTTTTCTTCCCACTATGGTAGGAAGAATGAATTTTTCGCAGAGTCAGTCCgaaattcaaaattatgttaCAATAAGAAAGATTGCACGGTTTGGCGCCATAGATCTGTTGCAAGTCCATGGTATCAACATCCTGGTATAGAGTATGATGCTTTGAatgtaaaagtgaatagaaacaTTGAACTGAAATCCGTGATTTTATTTGGTCCAGTCGGTAATGTGCCTATCTCTGTTAGGGACATTACGGTAAAGATTCTTAATGACGGCGGGCATGAAATATTTACTCAAAAGTTTGAGAGCTGTACGCAGAGTAGTGAACTACAAACTGTTCTTTTATCAGAACCTATTCCAATAAATGCTAATAACTTGTTTACTATAATGGTAGACAGTGTAAAATTTAATGCATATTATGGgaaacaatgtaaacaaaaatgtagaATAGATGATATAGTTATAACATTTGAGAATTCCCCAAACTGTACCACCGGTACAAGTGTAGAACAAGGTCAGATAGCAGGGATAGAATTCAATGCATAA